In the genome of Labrus mixtus chromosome 21, fLabMix1.1, whole genome shotgun sequence, one region contains:
- the tanc2b gene encoding protein TANC2 isoform X4, with product MFRNSLKMLLTGGKANRKSRSSDGGSEDLADPRSPGLDPHLSHVGQGGSIDSDCAFEGDYAVPPLHMTEGMHHIRIMEGVSRSLPSSPLLTHQTISVRLQPVKKLTAPLRKAKFVESPRIPQSELGSPTHTSTTAKNPDLDKYCPAESSQELGPPPSVDEAANTLMTRLGFLLGDKVSEGPAGTQYSMEEPEARQGQNQRISPCSTLTSSTASPPAGSPCSTLPPAMPGQAGNKECAYGSVTSPTSTLESRDSGIIATLTSYSENMERGGKYEGSRGNLKLWQSQKSGMDSFLYRVDENMTASTYSLNKIPERNLESMSSHSAHSIPLYLMPRPNSVAATSSAHLEDLAYLDEQRHTPLRTSLRMPRQSTTCGPGRSGQDLRASANNTHAWQSQSLRFAPYRPQDIALKPLLFEVPSITMDSVFTGREWLFQEIDAYLNSPNASTNRGVAVVGNIGFGKTAIISRLVALSCHGTRMRQIASDSPQASPKHGEGLPLTQPQPTHGTLGGGSCPGTPEMRRRQEEGMRRLASQVVAYHYCQADNAYTCLVPEFVHNVAALLCRSPHLVAYREQLLREPHLQSILSLRSCVQDPLAAFRRGVLEPLDVLYKERKINSEEDLIILIDGLNEAEFHKPDYGDTIVSFLTKTINKFPPWLKLVVTVRTTLQEITNALPFHRISLDGLEENDAIDQDLQGYILHRIHSSPEIQNNISLNGKMDNTTFGKLSAHLKALSQGSYLYLKLTFDLIEKGYLVLKSSSYKVVPVNLAEVYLLQCNMRFPTQSSFERALPLLNVAVASLHPLNDEQIYQATNAGSLQGTLDWEDFQQRVDNLSVFLVKRRDGTRMFVHPSFREWLIWREEGEKTKFLCDPRSGHTLLAFWFSRLESKLNRQQTIELGHHILKAHIFKGLSKKVGVSSSILQGLWVSYSTEGLSAALSSLRNLYTPNIKVSRLLMIGGANVNYRTEVLNNAPVLCVHAHLGYMDMVALLLEFGASVDSPSESGLTPLGYAAAGGHMAIVTALCRRRAKVDHLDKNSQCALVHAALRGHMEVVKFLIQCDWSLGPQQQQQSSQTQQQASFTKSHAVQQALIAAASMGYTEIVSYLLDLPEKDEEEVERAQINNFDTLWGETALTAASGRGKLEVCRLLLEQGAAVAQPNRRGIVPLFSAVRQGHWQIVDLLLTHGADVNLPDKQGRTPLMMAASEGHLGTVEFLLAQGASLSLMDKEGLTALSWACLKGHLPVVRCLVESGAATDHADKNGRTPLDLAAFYGDSEVVQFLVDHGAMIEHVDYSGMRPLDRAVGCRNTSVVVALLKKGAKIGPATWAMATSKPDIMIILLSKLIEEGDSFYKKGKVKEAAQRYQYALKKFPREGFSEDLKTFRELKVSLFLNLSRCRRKMNDFGMAEEFATKALELKPKSYEAYYARARAKRSSRQFPEALEDLNEAMKQCPNNREILRLLQRVEEECHQLNQEEQQQQDLELEPPPSPPPTPPPEDEESLSLSLSMPLPPPPEPRLEDMEPVQDLFEDEDYLEQELEAMSVGLPPPEGHANPSSLPIIQSPPLSPTHPDQIYLAGGSPMGQPYEYHPTSSSMSSPTRGSYQPTSPSLSPTHQNSHYRHSPPHTSPVHQQSYGYSSPPLGSGGQGMDHQSPPPSPLRRAAQYRASPPLESVCLYRSQSGSPVRYQTEQHPGRPKSPLSKMSSQRSFQLSSQPSLSSQHHQAQGLRLQPSIAQIVRTNQPSNVMGNSMYGGQMGHSMGGRYQGGSVDVESRLVYQPSLDGRSMPQVQASLSSGALCQHGGRGGVMESGLLKDELPQRPSSAYRASSGGPGGIRYSQTPQISRSQSAAYYPVSEHVLERANAMPPCQLGSPEMPHMVRRPVSANTTEMKQHVPTPRPLIHSQSVGLRFSPSSNNISTGSTTNLAPGFRPPSSIQQMEIPLQATYEHSCDDMSPISPSQGGGGLYQGETTRSRNTPFMGIIDKTARAQQYLHQPSRSRPMTSMDSAISPTSPGQLVHQGSTYSPPASLGNIAYYNKTNNAQNGHLLEEDYYIQTQPPSLGKLANGRGGGGGGGGGDILERVSQVPTYPDVKVARTLPVAQAYQDNMYRQLSRDSRTQGPTSPIKPKRPFVESNV from the exons ggCCAGAACCAGAGGATAAGCCCGTGCTCCACCCTGACCAGCAGCACTGCCTCACCCCCTGCAGGCAGCCCCTGCTCCACCCTCCCCCCTGCCATGCCAGGCCAGGCTGGAAACAAGGAATGTGCCTACGGTTCTGTCACCAGTCCAACTTCAACCCTGGAGAGCCGGGACAGCGGGATTATCG CCACACTGACCAGCTACTCGGAGAACATGGAGCGAGGCGGCAAATACGAGGGCTCCCGGGGGAACCTGAAGCTGTGGCAGTCGCAGAAATCAGGCATGGACTCGTTCCTGTACAGGGTGGACGAAAACATGACCGCCTCCACCTACAGCCTCAACAAAATCCCCGAACGCAACCTGGAGAGCATGTCCTCCCACTCCGCCCACTCCATCCCTCTGTACCTCATGCCCCGCCCTAACTCTGTGGCCG CTACCAGCTCAGCCCACCTGGAGGACCTGGCGTACCTGGATGAGCAGCGACACACTCCATTACGCACCTCGCTGCGCATGCCCAGACAGAGCACCACCTGCGGGCCGGGCCGCTCCGGGCAGGACCTGAGAG CTTCCGCTAATAACACCCATGCCTGGCAATCCCAATCAC TACGTTTTGCACCCTATCGGCCTCAAGACATCGCCCTCAAACCCCTGCTGTTTGAGGTGCCCAGCATCACCATGGACTCGGTCTTCACAGGCCGCGAGTGGCTCTTCCAGGAGATCGACGCCTACCTCAACAGCCCCAACGCCAGCACCAACCGCGGCGTGGCCGTCGTAGGCAACATTGGCTTCGGAAAGACCGCCATAATCTCGCGCCTGGTGGCGCTGAGCTGCCACGGCACCCGCATGAGACAGATCGCCTCGGACAGCCCGCAGGCCTCTCCCAAAC ATGGAGAGGGGCTTCCTCTCACCCAGCCTCAGCCCACTCACGGCACCCTGGGAGGAGGCAGCTGCCCCGGGACCCCTGAGATGAGGCGACGCCAGGAAGAAGGCATGAGGAGGCTGGCCTCTCAG GTGGTGGCGTACCACTACTGCCAGGCGGATAACGCCTACACCTGCCTTGTCCCCGAGTTTGTGCACAACGTGGCGGCTCTGCTGTGCCGCTCGCCGCACCTCGTTGCCTACAGGGAGCAGCTGCTGAGGGAGCCGCACCTACAGAGCATCCTGAGTCTGCGCTCCTGCGTGCAGGACCCCCTGGCTGCCTTCAGGAGGGGGGTCCTGGAGCCCCTGGATGTCCTTTACAAAg AGAGGAAAATCAACTCCGAGGAGGATCTCATCATCCTCATCGACGGTCTGAACGAGGCGGAGTTCCACAAGCCGGACTACGGAGACACCATCGTGTCCTTCCTCACAAAAACCATCAACAAGTTCCCTCCCTGGCTCAAACTGGTGGTCACAGTCAGAACCACGCTGCAG GAGATCACCAACGCGCTGCCGTTCCACCGCATCTCTCTGGACGGCCTGGAGGAGAACGACGCCATCGACCAGGACCTGCAGGGCTACATCCTGCACCGCATCCACAGCAGCCCCGAGATCCAGAACAACATCTCGCTCAACGGCAAGATGGACAACACCACCTTCGGCAAGCTCAGCGCCCACCTCAAAGCCCTGAGCCAGGGCTCCTACCTGTACCTCAAGCTCACCTTTGACCTCATCGAGAAGGGCTACCTTGTGCTGAAAAGCTCCAGCTATAAG GTGGTTCCAGTGAACCTGGCAgaggtttacctgctgcagtgcAACATGCGCTTCCCCACACAGTCGTCGTTCGAGCGGGCGCTCCCCCTGCTCAACGTGGCCGTGGCCTCGCTTCACCCGCTGAATGACGAGCAGATCTACCAGGCCACCAACGCCGGCTCGCTGCAG GGCACGCTGGACTGGGAGGATTTCCAGCAACGCGTAGACAACCTGTCAGTCTTCCTGGTGAAGAGGCGGGACGGCACCCGGATGTTTGTTCACCCGTCCTTCAGAGAGTGGCTGATCTGGAGGGAAGAAGGGGAAAAGACGAAGTTCCTCTGCGACCCGAG gagcGGCCACACACTACTGGCCTTCTGGTTCTCTCGGCTGGAGAGCAAGCTGAACCGGCAGCAGACTATTGAGCTGGGCCATCACATCCTCAAAGCACATATCTTCAAG GGCCTCAGCAAAAAAGTCGGGGTTTCCTCATCTATCTTGCAAGGCCTGTGGGTATCCTACAGCACAGAGGGCCTTTCTGCAGCACTTTCTTCTCTCAGAAACCTTTACACCCCCAACATTAAG gTGAGCCGTCTGCTCATGATAGGCGGGGCTAATGTGAACTACCGTACCGAGGTGCTGAACAACGCCCCCGTCCTGTGCGTCCACGCCCACCTGGGCTACATGGACATGGTGGCTCTGCTGCTCGAGTTCGGCGCCTCGGTCGACTCTCCGTCTGAAAGCGGTCTGACGCCGCTGGGCTACGCCGCCGCCGGGGGTCACATGGCCATAGTGACGGCGCTGTGTCGCAGGAGAGCAAAG GTGGATCACCTGGATAAGAACAGCCAGTGTGCTCTGGTTCACGCAGCCCTGCGGGGTCACATGGAGGTGGTGAAGTTCCTCATCCAGTGCGACTGGAGCCTCGgtccgcagcagcagcagcagtcgtcacaaacacaacaacaggcGTCTTTCACCAAGAGCCACGCGGTGCAGCAGGCTCTGATCGCTGCAGCCAGTATGGGATACACAGAG ATTGTGTCCTACCTGCTGGACCTGCCggagaaagatgaagaggaggtggagcgCGCTCAGATCAATAACTTCGACACCCTGTGGGGGGAGACAG cTCTGACTGCGGCCTCCGGTCGGGGGAAGCTGGAGGTCTGTCGTCTGTTACTGGAGCAgggggctgctgtggctcagccCAACAGGAGAGGCATCGTCCCGCTGTTCAGCGCCGTCCGACAGGGACACTGGCAG ataGTGGACCTCCTCCTCACACATGGCGCTGACGTCAACCTGCCTGACAAACAGGGTCGTACTCCTCTAATGATGGCAGCCTCAGAGGGACATCTGGGCACTGTTGAGTTTTTACTGGCTCAAG GAGCCTCGCTGTCTCTGATGGATAAGGAGGGTCTGACCGCTCTGAGCTGGGCCTGTCTGAAAGGTCACTTACCTGTTGTCCGCTGCCTGGTGGAGAGCGGTGCGGCCACTGACCACGCAGACAAGAACGGACGCACGCCGCTCGACCTAGCTGCCTTCTACGGTGACTCTGAAGTG GTCCAGTTCTTGGTCGACCACGGGGCCATGATAGAGCACGTAGATTACAGCGGGATGCGTCCCCTCGACCGGGCGGTGGGCTGCAGAAACACGTCGGTGGTGGTCGCCCTGCTCAAGAAAGGAGCCAAGATAG GTCCAGCCACATGGGCCATGGCCACCTCCAAACCCGACATCATGATCATCTTACTCAGCAAACTCATTGAGGAGGGGGACAGCTTCTACAAG AAGGGGAAGGTGAAGGAGGCAGCGCAGCGTTATCAGTATGCCCTCAAAAAGTTTCCACGCGAAGGCTTCAGTGAGGATCTCAAGACGTTCAGGGAGCTCAAGGTGTCACTTTTCCTCAACCTGTCCCGATGCCGGAGGAAAATGAAC GACTTTGGGATGGCTGAGGAATTTGCTACAAAGGCACTAGAACTGAAACCAAAATCCTACGAGGCATATTATGCCAGGGCTCGCGCCAAGCGTAGCAGCAG ACAATTTCCTGAAGCCTTAGAGGACCTGAATGAAGCCATGAAGCAGTGCCCCAACAACCGAGAGATCCTGCGGCTGCTGCAGCGGGTGGAGGAGGAGTGTCACCAGCTGAaccaggaggagcagcagcagcaggacctgGAGCTGGagcctcccccctcccctcctcctacGCCTCCCCCTGAAGACGAGGAGTCCCTGTCCTTGTCCCTGTCCATGCCTCTGCCCCCTCCCCCGGAGCCCCGACTGGAGGACATGGAGCCCGTCCAGGACCTTTTCGAGGACGAGGACTACCTGGAGCAGGAGCTGGAGGCCATGTCTGTGGGTCTGCCTCCGCCCGAGGGTCACGCCAATCCTTCCAGCCTTCCCATCATCCAGAGCCCCCCGCTGTCCCCCACGCACCCCGACCAGATCTACTTAGCCGGAGGTTCTCCAATGGGACAGCCCTACGAGTATcaccccacctcctcctccatgtcctCCCCGACACGAGGGTCGTACCAGCCGACGTCCCCCTCCCTGTCCCCGACGCACCAGAACTCCCACTACCGCCACAGCCCGCCTCACACCTCCCCCGTGCACCAGCAGTCCTACGGCTACAGCTCGCCTCCACTGGGCTCCGGGGGTCAGGGGATGGATCACCAGAGCCCGCCGCCTTCACCTTTACGCCGGGCCGCCCAGTACAGAGCCAGTCCGCCGCTGGAGAGCGTCTGTCTGTACAGGTCCCAGTCGGGGTCTCCCGTTCGCTACCAGACCGAGCAGCACCCGGGTCGACCCAAGTCCCCGCTCTCCAAGATGAGCAGCCAGCGCTCGTTCCAGCTCAGCTCGCAGCCCTCCCTGTCCTCGCAGCACCACCAGGCCCAGGGCCTCCGTCTGCAGCCGTCGATAGCCCAGATCGTCCGCACAAACCAGCCCAGTAACGTGATGGGGAACAGCATGTACGGGGGCCAGATGGGACACTCCATGGGCGGTCGTTACCAAGGGGGGTCGGTGGACGTGGAGAGCCGTTTGGTGTACCAGCCTTCCCTGGACGGACGGTCCATGCCCCAGGTCCAGGCCAGCCTCAGCTCTGGGGCCCTCTGTCAGCACGGCGGCCGAGGAGGGGTTATGGAGTCGGGCCTGTTGAAGGACGAGCTACCCCAGCGCCCCTCCTCTGCCTACCGCGCCAGCAGCGGGGGCCCGGGGGGCATCCGTTACAGCCAGACCCCTCAGATCAGCCGAAGCCAGTCGGCCGCCTACTACCCGGTGTCTGAACACGTGCTAGAACGCGCCAACGCCATGCCCCCCTGCCAGCTGGGCTCTCCCGAGATGCCCCATATGGTACGGCGTCCCGTCAGTGCCAACACCACCGAGATGAAGCAGCACGTGCCCACCCCCCGCCCCCTCATCCACTCTCAGAGCGTCGGCCTGCGATTCTCCCCCTCCAGCAACAACATCTCCACCGGATCCACCACAAATTTGGCGCCGGGCTTCAGGCCGCCCTCGTCCATCCAGCAGATGGAGATCCCCCTGCAGGCCACGTACGAGCACTCCTGTGACGACATGTCCCCCATCTCGCCCTCCCAGGGCGGCGGGGGGCTGTATCAGGGTGAGACTACCCGCTCTAGAAACACGCCCTTTATGGGCATCATAGACAAGACAGCACGGGCTCAGCAGTACCTGCACCAGCCCTCACGGTCCAGACCCATGACGTCCATGGACTCCGCCATCAGTCCCACCTCCCCCGGCCAGCTGGTCCACCAAGGCTCCACCTACAGCCCCCCCGCCTCGCTGGGCAACATCGCCTACTACAACAAGACAAACAACGCCCAAAACGGACACCTGTTGGAAGAGGACTACTACATCCAGACTCAGCCCCCGTCGCTGGGCAAGCTGGCCAACGGtcgcggcggcggcggcggaggAGGCGGAGGGGACATCCTGGAGCGGGTCAGCCAGGTGCCCACCTACCCGGACGTGAAAGTGGCGAGGACTCTGCCCGTGGCGCAGGCCTACCAGGACAACATGTACCGCCAGCTCTCGCGGGACTCCCGGACCCAAGGCCCCACCTCCCCCATCAAACCAAAGAGACCATTTGTGGAGTCGAATGTGTGA